CCCAAAGCCGTCTTTATGGCTGCCAGATTAGGGGTGCCTCCCGTGTATAAACCAATGGCCATTCCGCCGAACTGCCAGGCCTCCTCCACGCTGTACCTGATAAGCCATGATCCAAATCCAGCTACCATCACCACGATGGCTGTAGCCCCTAACATGGAAAGAATCGCTTTTCCAGCCGAATTCAACCAGGACCGGACATCCAGTGAAAAAAGCAGCAGCGGTAAGGCTAGAGCCACCGATACACCACTTAAAGTATCCTGCAACCCGATGACTCCCTTTGGCAAAAGACCACTGTTGCCCAAAAATATTCCAAGAATATAGGCCAGAATCACCGACCCGATCTTGTTGGCCAGTGGGTACTTCTGACACAGCCAGAGTATCATGACAGGGGTGATAAAATAAAAGATGATCAGTATAGGAGCTGGAATCATGGGAATTGCACCTTTCTATCAATCTAACCTGCATTATTCATGAATTATTGCCACGAAGACACTAAGTCACGAAAAGTATTAAAGTTATGAACAAGATCATTTTAAACAGTATTATTTGTATCTGTGAGTGATAATTTTTGATAAGCATATATTTTATTAAACTTTGTGTCTTGGTGACTTAGTGGCTATGAATTATTTAGGCTAATTGGACTGCAATATAGTCTGTCCAGGGAAACTCCAAAATGTTTAGCACTCTCTCCTTGATTAGAGCGACAAAAAACATCAAGTTGAGACATGCCTGATACTGGAATAATCACACAACTTCCCAATCCATCAGACTTTGAACAGGAGACCCTTCATTTCTTGAAAGGTTTTCAATTCAAGGGACACAAACCCTCTTTAGAACACATTACAGCGGTCTCGCGGTATTTTAGCCGGCTCCCCTACGAAAACATCAGTAAGATCATTAAGCACGGACAGACAGATGACCAAACCTCTTTTCGACTTCCTGATGAACTAACCGAAGATCACTATGCCTGGCATCTGGGAGGAACCTGTTTTTCCCTTACCTATTTTCTCACAGGCATATACACCATTCTGGGCTACGAGACCCAGCCGTTGATCTGTGATCTGAATTGGGGCGCAAACAATCACTCTGTCATTATGATTAACTTCGCAGGTAAGCGCTTCCTGGTGGATCCGGGTTATATGATATTCACACCCCTGCCCTTGTTGCAAGAGACTGTCCGTACCCGCCTGTCTGCCGAAACAGGAGTGGAATTGCGCTATCTACCAGCAACTGATACTTATGCTCTGTACACTTTTCGTAAGGGTCAGTATGTCAGACGTTATCGCTTCATTGACCGAGCAATTTCCGTCTCTGAGTTCGCGCAATATTGGCAAGCATCATTTGAGCTGCCTGGAATGGATGATCTCACGCTTACCAAGGTCAAGGGTTTTGAAATGACCTATATTCAAGGTGATTTTATCAAGATCACCAGCCCTACCTTGGTGGAAAAGACCCGTGAACGGAATCAAGCTGAAAAGTTGATTCGGGATCGCTTCGGAATTCCTCTGGAAAAAGTGGAAGAAGCCCGGCAAATTCTCCGGATGAGTGGCAAGCATCAGTTTGAACCAGAAATAATTCGCAAGAGGAACTAGCGTGAAAACTGAAGCACCTCAACCCGTTAAATATTTTATTGGAGCGTTGTTCTCTGACAGAAAATTACTGGACCAGGCTGAACAACTTTGTCTTGAAAAGATCGGCCGGATCGATGAGCACAGTCAGCCCTTCCCCTTTGATGTCACCGATTACTATAATGCAGAGATGGGGACTCCCATTTATCGATTATTCTTTAGTTTTGAGTCTCTGATGAGTCCCGGGAGATTGTCCGATCTGAAAATCATCTGCAATGCAATTGAAGCTCAACTTCTTCAGGAAGGTTCCCG
The Candidatus Neomarinimicrobiota bacterium genome window above contains:
- a CDS encoding arylamine N-acetyltransferase, with translation MPDTGIITQLPNPSDFEQETLHFLKGFQFKGHKPSLEHITAVSRYFSRLPYENISKIIKHGQTDDQTSFRLPDELTEDHYAWHLGGTCFSLTYFLTGIYTILGYETQPLICDLNWGANNHSVIMINFAGKRFLVDPGYMIFTPLPLLQETVRTRLSAETGVELRYLPATDTYALYTFRKGQYVRRYRFIDRAISVSEFAQYWQASFELPGMDDLTLTKVKGFEMTYIQGDFIKITSPTLVEKTRERNQAEKLIRDRFGIPLEKVEEARQILRMSGKHQFEPEIIRKRN
- a CDS encoding DUF4416 family protein, whose amino-acid sequence is MKTEAPQPVKYFIGALFSDRKLLDQAEQLCLEKIGRIDEHSQPFPFDVTDYYNAEMGTPIYRLFFSFESLMSPGRLSDLKIICNAIEAQLLQEGSRKVNLDIGYLDFHKMILASAKYNGHKIYLDQGIYADPTLIFENGQFHTVENTFPDFKSGQYDAVFVGFREVYKAQIRTLSMVK